The following are from one region of the Simiduia agarivorans SA1 = DSM 21679 genome:
- a CDS encoding 2-hydroxyacid dehydrogenase — protein MDITFFSTKKYDRASFNAAIAQYPHINLRYLDCRLDATTAALATGADAVCAFVNDKLDAECIGQLAAVGIRLVLLRCAGFNQVDLAAASAHNLVVARVPAYAPEGVAEHAVGLILALNRKLCKAHARVRENNFSLENLQGFNLHGCTVGVVGTGKIGAAFARIMLGFGCNVLAHDPTPDSALTALGVNYVPLDALCRASRIVSLHCPLTPATRYLIDDAALSAMPAGVMLINTSRGGLVDTRAVIKHLKTGHLGYLGLDVYEEEAGLFFEDESDHILQDDVFARLQTFPNVLITGHQAFLTQEALANIAETSLANAESERQGIDCGNRVSAS, from the coding sequence ATGGACATTACATTTTTCAGCACCAAAAAATACGACCGCGCAAGTTTTAACGCTGCGATTGCGCAATACCCACACATCAATCTCCGCTATCTGGATTGCAGACTCGACGCCACCACGGCGGCGCTGGCGACGGGTGCCGACGCTGTGTGCGCCTTTGTCAACGACAAACTCGACGCCGAATGTATTGGCCAACTGGCTGCCGTGGGTATCCGGCTGGTGCTATTGCGTTGCGCGGGGTTCAATCAAGTGGATCTGGCCGCAGCCAGCGCGCACAATCTTGTGGTGGCGCGAGTGCCGGCCTATGCACCTGAAGGCGTTGCCGAACACGCGGTCGGTCTTATTCTGGCGCTCAACCGCAAGTTGTGTAAGGCCCATGCCCGGGTGCGGGAAAACAATTTCTCGTTAGAGAATTTGCAGGGCTTTAATCTGCATGGTTGCACCGTGGGTGTGGTGGGCACCGGCAAAATCGGCGCTGCTTTCGCCCGCATCATGCTGGGCTTTGGCTGCAACGTATTGGCTCATGACCCAACCCCAGACAGCGCGCTCACCGCTTTGGGTGTGAACTATGTGCCTCTGGATGCACTGTGCCGCGCCTCCCGCATTGTCAGCCTGCATTGCCCGCTCACACCGGCAACCCGCTACCTGATTGACGACGCAGCCCTCAGTGCCATGCCGGCAGGCGTCATGCTCATCAATACCAGCCGGGGTGGGCTGGTGGATACCCGCGCTGTGATCAAACACCTCAAGACCGGCCACCTGGGCTACTTAGGCCTGGATGTGTATGAAGAGGAAGCCGGCTTGTTTTTTGAAGACGAATCAGACCACATTTTGCAGGACGACGTCTTCGCCCGGCTGCAAACCTTTCCCAATGTATTGATCACCGGCCACCAGGCGTTCCTGACCCAGGAAGCGCT